Proteins encoded within one genomic window of Anopheles gambiae chromosome 3, idAnoGambNW_F1_1, whole genome shotgun sequence:
- the LOC3291753 gene encoding chitinase-3-like protein 1 isoform X1 — translation MSHMSHLSQRALSFASIRNMWKKIFLWSALTLTVCVELSTAQGKKIVCSYSPAKAGPIGYPPEYIPLEVCPYVIFKAFSFPSTVGRQMLFSDNDKIAFSRVVSSVRKRSSTVRVVASIDGYARDFTITSSAIVRRKAFVQAAVTLLLELDADGIELNWEAPGNSNAGYGSSNDRITMVQLLQDLRQAVKAASKSRNRNRELWFRGSLHGNVIEEAYNMLDVCELVDHITLDPSTVDSLENSHAPLYGTPITVPRNPLFDTDFLPSVIEPMTGITTNTQRWIDEGCAPKKLLLGIGLHGIRRDYSPSVFPFVGDKVNLLRQKGTYLEQRELCNTIREAGWSYAWDGYGGMPYVTRTFQNGRGERISYENLDSLRLKMDMVEQKHLGGIYIDYVHSDDIYGRCGQAYSLIAYLSSRTRSIPSDIGFAIEWI, via the exons ATGTCGCACATGTCACACCTTTCGCAGAGAGCGTTATCATTTGCTTCTATTAGAAACATGTGGAAGAAGATCTTCTTGTGGAGTGCTCTAACGCTTACTGTGTGCGTGGAGCTGTCTACAGCACAGGGTAAGAAGATTGTCTGTAGCTACTCCCCGGCTAAAGCTGGGCCGATCGGTTATCCGCCGGAGTACATACCGCTGGAAGTTTGTCCGTATGTGATCTTCAAAGCGTTTAGCTTCCCAAGCACGGTCGGGCGGCAGATGCTGTTCAGT GACAACGACAAGATAGCCTTTAGCCGTGTGGTTTCCAGTGTACGAAAACGATCTAGCACAGTTCGCGTCGTGGCGTCCATTGATGGATACGCACGAGACTTTACCATAACATCCAGCGCGATCGTGCGTAGAAAAGCATTCGTACAAGCCGCGGTCACGTTGCTGCTTGAGCTGGATGCAGATGGGATTGAGTTGAACTGGGAAGCACCAGGCAATAGTAATGCGGGATATGGTAGTTCAAACGATCGCATCACTATGGTGCAACTGCTGCAAGATCTTCGTCAAGCGGTGAAGGCAGCCAGCAAAAGCAGAAATCGCAACCGAGAGCTGTGGTTCCGGGGATCGCTACATGGGAATGTGATCGAGGAAGCGTACAACATGCTCGATGTGTGTGAGCTGGTCGATCACATCACGCTGGATCCTAGCACGGTCGACTCGCTGGAAAACTCTCACGCACCGCTGTATGGAACACCGATAACAGTTCCACGCAATCCATTGTTTGATACTGATTTTCTACCATCTGTTATCGAACCAATGACAGGAATT ACCACTAACACGCAGCGCTGGATTGACGAGGGATGCGCTCCGAAGAAGCTGCTGCTTGGAATCGGTTTGCATGGCATTAGGAGAGACTACTCGCCGAGCGTATTCCCATTCGTTGGTGACAAAGTGAATTTGTTGCGACAGAAAGGTACATACCTGGAGCAACGTGAG CTCTGCAATACGATAAGGGAAGCAGGTTGGAGCTACGCATGGGACGGGTATGGTGGCATGCCATACGTAACTAGAACGTTTCAGAACGGACGTGGGGAGCGCATCAGCTACGAGAATCTAGACTCGTTGCGTCTTAAGATGGATATGGTGGAGCAGAAGCATCTCGGCGGCATTTACATCGATTATGTGCACTCGGACGACATCTATGGTCGTTGTGGCCAAGCATACTCCCTGATCGCGTATCTATCGAGTCGGACTCGTTCGATACCGTCTGACATTGGGTTTGCCATTGAGTGGATTTAG
- the LOC133393597 gene encoding endochitinase-like, protein MNIFVWVTLTLSVYVRCSTAQGKKFVCSFSPSKADLIGYQPENIPLEVCPDVIFKAFSFPSIVGRQILFSDNDKIAFSRVVSSVRKRSNTARIVASIDGTARDFATTSIAIVRRKAFVQAAVALLLELDADAIELNWKASRNSGNDRITMVQLLQDLRHAVNAASKSRNRNRELWFRGSLHPSLLADAYNIFDVCELVDHVTLDPSTAESLENSHAPLYGTPQELGMYIPNIGNVYYPKTGFNTTIQRWIDEGCAPKKLLLGIGLYGISRVFSPALAPYLYNKVNLLAPNGTHLEHRELCKYIREAGWSYAWDGYGGMPYVTRALQNGLVERISYEDLDSLRLKMDMVEQKRFGGIYIDFVHSDDIYGSCGQAYTLTSYLSRRVRTIPSDIGFAIEWN, encoded by the exons atgaatattttcgTCTGGGTAACACTTACCCTATCAGTCTATGTGAGATGTTCCACAGCACAAGGAAAGAAGTTTGTCTGTAGCTTCTCCCCATCTAAAGCCGATTTGATTGGTTATCAACCAGAGAACATACCGTTGGAAGTGTGTCCAGATGTGATCTTCAAAGCGTTCAGCTTCCCAAGCATCGTAGGACGGCAAATACTGTTCAGT GACAATGACAAGATAGCCTTCAGTCGTGTGGTTTCCAGTGTACGAAAGCGTTCGAATACAGCACGTATTGTGGCGTCCATCGATGGAACTGCTCGTGATTTTGCCACTACATCTATCGCGATCGTACGCAGAAAAGCGTTTGTACAAGCCGCGGTCGCGTTGCTGCTTGAGCTAGATGCAGATGCAATCGAACTCAACTGGAAAGCATCTAGAAACAGTGGAAACGATCGTATCACAATGGTGCAACTCCTGCAAGATCTTCGTCATGCGGTAAATGCAGCGAGCAAAAGCAGAAATCGTAACCGAGAACTATGGTTCCGAGGATCGCTGCATCCGAGCCTCCTCGCCGATGCTTACAATATATTCGATGTGTGTGAACTGGTCGATCACGTCACACTGGATCCCAGCACTGCCGAATCATTGGAAAACTCTCATGCACCACTGTATGGAACACCACAAGAACTAGGAATGTATATTCCAAACATTGGAAATGTATATTATCCAAAGACTGGCTTT AATACAACCATACAGCGCTGGATTGATGAGGGATGTGCGCCCAAGAAGCTACTGCTTGGAATTGGTTTGTACGGCATAAGCAGGGTTTTCTCACCGGCATTGGCGCCGTATCTTTATAACAAAGTGAATTTGTTAGCACCAAACGGTACACACCTAGAGCATCGAGAG CTATGTAAATATATAAGAGAAGCAGGTTGGAGCTATGCCTGGGATGGCTATGGTGGCATGCCATACGTGACACGAGCGCTGCAGAACGGACTAGTGGAACGGATTAGCTATGAAGACTTGGACTCGCTGCGTCTCAAGATGGATATGGTGGAGCAGAAGCGGTTCGGTGGCATTTACATCGATTTTGTGCACTCGGACGACATCTACGGAAGCTGTGGACAGGCATATACACTAACATCTTATCTATCAAGACGAGTGCGTACAATACCGTCCGACATTGGGTTTGCCATCGAGTGGAATTAG